GGCCGTGCCGCTGTCCGACGACGCCGACCTGTATCTGAAGGGCGAAATCTCCAGCGCCACACCGGAGGATCAGCGCCGCCTGTCCGACCAGCAGATCGCCTGGCTGGACAAGATGAAGGCCGACGGCGTCATCGGCGCCCACTTCAACACCGCCCTGTTCACCAAAGGCGATTCCACCCAGCCCGAGTTGGCCGGGGTGCTGGGCGCCGTGGTCGGTTCGGCGCTGATGCTGCTGGTCACGGCCCTGATCGCCATTCCGCTGGGCGTCGGCGCCGCCATCTGGCTGGAAGAGTTCGCGCCCAAGAACAAGCTGACCGACATTATCGAGGTCAATATCAACAACCTCGCCGCCGTGCCGTCGATCGTCTACGGCCTGTTGGGTCTGGCCCTGTTCATCAACTGGATGCATCTGCCGCGCGCCAGCCCCATCGTGGGCGGTCTGGTCCTGGCCCTGATGGCCCTGCCGACGCTGGTCATCGCCACCCGTTCGGCCCTGAAGGCGGTGCCGCCCTCGATCCGCGAGGCCGCCCTGGCCATGGGCGCGTCCAAGACCCAGACGGTGTTCAGCCACGTCCTGCCGCTGGCCATGCCGGGCGTCATGACCGGCGCCATCATCTCGATGGCTCACGCCTTAGGCGAGACCGCGCCGCTGCTGCTGATCGGCATGGTCAGCTTCGTGCCGGGCGTGCCGCATGCCATCGACCAGCCCGTCGGCGCCCTGCCGTCGCTGATCTACATCTGGGAGAACGCCTCGGAGCGGGCCTTCCACGAACGCACCGCCGCGGCGATCATCGTCCTGCTGGTCTTCATGATCATCATGAACGCGGCGGCCATCATCCTGAGGCGGCGCTTCGAGCGTCGGTGGTAAGAGAATGAAATTCCGTATTTTCCGCTCCGCCGAAGACCAGACGGGCGCCGGCCCGGTCGATCCGACCCAGACGCCGCGCATGGGCGGCCAGGTCCTGCCTGAGGTCGCGCCCGCATCCGACGCCGCGCGCGCCGAACCGCGCGTGGACGATGTTGCGCCCGTCACGGCCTCGACCGTCGTCGACACCCCGCCGACGGGCCCCATCAAGATCGCCGCCCGCGATGTCTCGGTCTTCTATGAAGGCAAGCAGGCGCTCTACGACGTCTCGCTGGACATCCCGGACAAGACCGTCACGGCCCTGATCGGCCCGTCAGGCTGCGGCAAGTCGACCTTCCTGCGGACCATGAACCGCATGAACGACACCATCGCCGGGGCCAAGGTCACGGGCCGGATCGCGATGGACGACGAGGACATCAACGACCGCTCCATCGATCCGGTGCTGCTGCGCGCCCGCGTGGGCATGGTGTTCCAGCGTCCGAACCCCTTCCCCAAGTCGATCTATGAAAACGTCGCCTATGGGCCGAAAATCCACGGCCTGGTCTCGGCCAAGTCGGAGATGGACGGGGTGGTCGAAAGCGCCCTGAAGCGTGCGGGTCTGTGGGAAGAGGTCGCCGACCGCCTGCAGTCTTCGGCCATGGGCCTGTCGGGCGGTCAGCAGCAGCGTCTGGTCATCGCCCGCGCCATCGCCGTGAACCCCGAAGTCATCCTGATGGACGAGCCCTGCTCGGCCCTGGACCCCATCGCCACGGCGCGGATCGAGGAACTGATCGACGAACTGCGCGAA
Above is a genomic segment from Candidatus Brevundimonas colombiensis containing:
- the pstA gene encoding phosphate ABC transporter permease PstA — translated: MTDATPDRIDGASANGRLERLRAGLKRRHAKETRFKWYGRLAIAAAMLFLAVLLVRIVEQGHTAFYTHTVTVPVYMDPARIDRAYPQGSNFEQLAAEQQLQRMGVADDAAGTKAAQMKRLFSSELKFVAADLVAKRGEVIGETVPLAVPLSDDADLYLKGEISSATPEDQRRLSDQQIAWLDKMKADGVIGAHFNTALFTKGDSTQPELAGVLGAVVGSALMLLVTALIAIPLGVGAAIWLEEFAPKNKLTDIIEVNINNLAAVPSIVYGLLGLALFINWMHLPRASPIVGGLVLALMALPTLVIATRSALKAVPPSIREAALAMGASKTQTVFSHVLPLAMPGVMTGAIISMAHALGETAPLLLIGMVSFVPGVPHAIDQPVGALPSLIYIWENASERAFHERTAAAIIVLLVFMIIMNAAAIILRRRFERRW
- the pstB gene encoding phosphate ABC transporter ATP-binding protein PstB; its protein translation is MKFRIFRSAEDQTGAGPVDPTQTPRMGGQVLPEVAPASDAARAEPRVDDVAPVTASTVVDTPPTGPIKIAARDVSVFYEGKQALYDVSLDIPDKTVTALIGPSGCGKSTFLRTMNRMNDTIAGAKVTGRIAMDDEDINDRSIDPVLLRARVGMVFQRPNPFPKSIYENVAYGPKIHGLVSAKSEMDGVVESALKRAGLWEEVADRLQSSAMGLSGGQQQRLVIARAIAVNPEVILMDEPCSALDPIATARIEELIDELRERFCIVIVTHSMAQAARVSQRTAFFHMGRLIETGDTEDIFQNPRERRTLDYITGRFG